In one window of Cupriavidus necator N-1 DNA:
- the rnr gene encoding ribonuclease R — MNQNNYPIPSREEILGVLRTSGSPQSAGDIAKALSVTRKEHDGFQKRLAAMERDGQIELNRKGRYELAHQPNFVTGRVQGHRDGFGFLIRDDGEDDIFLPERELQKAMHNDRAQVRVVGYDRRGRPEGQIVEIIERANRFVIGRLLSEGGVLVVAPEDKRISQDILIPPKAQGKARVGQVVSVELIEFPDRYVQPVGRVVEVLGDIDDPGMEIEIAVRKYGVPHAFAPAAAQEAAALPDEVRQADLDHRIDLRDIPLVTIDGEDARDFDDAVYCEPVKIGRAKGWRLIVAIADVSHYVRPGTPLDADALDRATSVYFPRRVIPMLPEKLSNGLCSLNPLVDRLCMVCDAVITAKGELKGYQFYPAVMHSAARLTYNEVWSVLSNTKGPEAHKRSELVPHLQNLYELFQVLLKARRARGAIDFDTTETYIVCNAQGKIEQILPRTRNDAHRLIEECMLTANVCAADFLERFKHPALYRIHAGPSEEKLKNLRDFLRTAGLSLGGGDKPQASDYAEVMDKIKSRPDAPMLQTMLLRSMQQAVYSPDNIGHFGLAYEAYAHFTSPIRRYPDLLVHRAIKAVLAHTKYQPAFAHGTELNTAISPKARRLQAKDAEQKAELTAARAKRNEAIWDELGLHCSANERRADEASRDVEAWLKCYFMRDKLGSDYAGTISAVTSFGIFVQLDELYVEGLVHVTELGSDYFQYDEARNELRGERTGIRYRLTDRVRVQVSRVDLDARKIDFRLVQEPSAKTLRARAGGTETQPRVPAAHAVPARKKGRQLAALLGGSSKPEESFDETLDRVIEEQPVFEAVITPLRPHVKTGGKPAKHAAKPKPSHLEKPRKPASKSHQAKPAGKTPAKSPRTPRKR, encoded by the coding sequence TTGAATCAGAACAACTATCCGATCCCCAGCCGGGAAGAAATCCTGGGCGTGTTGAGAACGTCGGGATCCCCCCAGTCGGCCGGCGATATTGCCAAGGCCCTCTCCGTCACGCGCAAAGAGCATGACGGTTTTCAGAAGCGCCTGGCGGCCATGGAGCGCGACGGCCAGATCGAGCTGAACCGCAAGGGCCGCTATGAACTGGCCCATCAGCCGAACTTCGTCACCGGCCGGGTGCAGGGCCACCGCGACGGCTTTGGCTTCCTGATCCGCGACGACGGCGAAGACGACATCTTCCTGCCCGAGCGCGAACTGCAGAAGGCCATGCACAACGACCGCGCGCAGGTGCGCGTGGTCGGCTACGACCGGCGCGGGCGCCCCGAAGGGCAGATCGTCGAGATCATCGAGCGCGCCAACCGTTTTGTCATCGGCCGTCTGCTCAGTGAAGGCGGCGTGCTGGTGGTGGCGCCTGAAGACAAGCGCATCAGCCAGGACATCCTGATCCCGCCCAAGGCGCAGGGCAAGGCACGGGTGGGGCAGGTGGTCAGCGTCGAGCTGATCGAATTCCCCGACCGCTACGTGCAGCCGGTGGGCCGCGTGGTGGAGGTGCTAGGGGACATCGACGATCCCGGCATGGAGATCGAGATCGCCGTGCGCAAGTACGGCGTGCCGCATGCGTTCGCGCCGGCCGCCGCCCAGGAAGCCGCCGCGCTGCCCGACGAGGTGCGCCAGGCCGACCTGGACCACCGCATCGACCTGCGCGACATCCCGCTGGTGACCATCGACGGCGAAGACGCACGCGACTTCGACGATGCGGTCTATTGCGAGCCGGTCAAGATCGGTCGCGCCAAGGGCTGGCGCCTGATCGTGGCGATCGCCGATGTGTCGCACTATGTGCGCCCCGGCACGCCGCTGGACGCGGATGCGCTGGACCGGGCCACCTCGGTCTACTTCCCGCGCCGCGTGATCCCGATGCTGCCGGAGAAGCTGTCCAATGGGCTGTGCTCGCTCAATCCGCTCGTGGACCGGCTGTGCATGGTGTGCGATGCCGTGATCACCGCCAAGGGCGAACTCAAGGGCTATCAGTTCTACCCGGCCGTGATGCATTCGGCCGCGCGCCTGACCTACAACGAGGTCTGGTCGGTGCTGTCCAACACCAAGGGACCCGAGGCGCACAAGCGCAGCGAGCTGGTGCCGCACCTGCAGAACCTGTATGAGCTGTTCCAGGTCCTGCTCAAGGCACGGCGCGCGCGCGGCGCGATCGACTTCGACACCACCGAGACCTATATCGTCTGCAACGCGCAGGGCAAGATCGAGCAGATCCTGCCGCGCACGCGCAACGACGCGCACCGGCTGATCGAAGAGTGCATGCTGACCGCCAACGTATGCGCGGCCGACTTCCTCGAACGCTTCAAGCACCCGGCGCTGTACCGCATCCACGCGGGCCCCAGCGAAGAGAAGCTGAAGAACCTGCGCGACTTCCTGCGCACCGCCGGCCTGTCGCTGGGCGGCGGCGACAAGCCGCAGGCATCGGACTACGCCGAGGTGATGGACAAGATCAAGTCCCGTCCCGACGCGCCGATGCTGCAGACCATGCTGCTGCGCTCGATGCAGCAGGCGGTCTACAGCCCGGACAATATCGGCCACTTCGGCCTGGCGTACGAGGCCTACGCGCACTTCACCAGCCCGATTCGCCGCTACCCCGACCTGCTGGTGCACCGCGCGATCAAGGCGGTGCTGGCGCATACCAAGTACCAGCCGGCGTTTGCGCACGGGACCGAGCTGAATACCGCGATCTCGCCCAAGGCGCGCCGGCTGCAGGCCAAGGACGCCGAGCAGAAGGCAGAACTGACCGCGGCGCGCGCCAAGCGCAACGAGGCCATCTGGGACGAGCTCGGCCTGCACTGCTCGGCAAATGAGCGCCGCGCGGACGAGGCTTCGCGCGATGTCGAGGCCTGGCTCAAGTGCTACTTCATGCGCGACAAGCTAGGCAGCGACTACGCCGGCACCATCAGCGCCGTGACCTCGTTCGGCATCTTCGTGCAGCTCGACGAGCTGTATGTGGAAGGCCTGGTCCACGTGACCGAGCTGGGCAGCGACTACTTCCAGTACGACGAGGCCCGCAACGAACTGCGCGGCGAGCGCACCGGCATCCGCTACCGCCTGACCGACCGCGTGCGCGTGCAGGTCTCGCGCGTGGACCTGGATGCGCGCAAGATCGACTTCCGCCTGGTGCAGGAGCCGTCGGCGAAAACCCTGCGCGCCCGCGCGGGGGGCACCGAGACCCAGCCGCGCGTGCCTGCCGCCCATGCGGTGCCGGCACGCAAGAAGGGACGCCAGCTGGCGGCGCTGCTGGGCGGCTCGTCCAAGCCGGAAGAGTCGTTCGACGAGACGCTGGACCGCGTGATCGAGGAGCAGCCGGTGTTCGAGGCGGTGATCACGCCGCTCAGGCCGCATGTGAAGACCGGCGGCAAGCCGGCCAAGCACGCGGCCAAGCCCAAGCCCTCGCACCTGGAGAAGCCGCGCAAGCCGGCCTCCAAGTCGCACCAGGCCAAGCCGGCGGGCAAGACGCCGGCCAAGAGCCCGCGCACCCCGCGCAAGCGCTGA
- a CDS encoding Rrf2 family transcriptional regulator codes for MSTSSRFAVAVHILTLLASSAEPVPSSLIAGSVGTNPALIRRLVGQLAEAGLVATTMGSTGGATLARPAASITLLDVFRVVETTALITLHQSAPNPACPVGREITGALRKVADRAQAAMDDTLAGITIASMLADVEGSNQRRKR; via the coding sequence TTGAGCACAAGCAGCCGGTTCGCCGTGGCAGTCCACATCCTGACCCTGCTCGCCAGTTCGGCCGAGCCGGTGCCGTCGTCGCTGATCGCCGGCAGCGTGGGCACCAACCCGGCGCTGATCCGGCGGCTGGTCGGCCAACTGGCTGAAGCCGGGCTGGTGGCGACCACCATGGGCAGCACCGGCGGCGCCACGCTGGCGCGACCGGCCGCGTCGATCACGCTGCTCGACGTGTTCCGCGTAGTGGAAACCACCGCGCTGATCACGCTCCACCAGAGCGCGCCCAATCCGGCCTGCCCGGTCGGGCGCGAGATCACCGGTGCGCTGCGCAAGGTCGCGGACCGTGCGCAGGCGGCCATGGACGATACCCTTGCCGGCATCACCATCGCCAGCATGCTCGCCGATGTCGAAGGCAGCAACCAGCGCCGCAAGCGCTGA
- a CDS encoding NAD(P)-dependent oxidoreductase, whose amino-acid sequence MKIAIIGATGRVGTRLTDEALRRGHQVTAIARHASKLPARDGVTTRDVDATDSAALAAALAGNDVVISSARFAQLNAQQVTSAVRQAGVPRLLVVGGAGSLCVAPGVQLVDTPNFPDAYKPEALAGRDFLNALRGEQQINWTFLSPSALFEPGERTGKFRVGEETLLSDAAGKSWISMEDYAIAMLDEIEKPAHSRQRFTVGY is encoded by the coding sequence ATGAAGATCGCAATCATCGGCGCCACCGGCCGCGTTGGCACGCGCCTCACCGACGAAGCCCTGCGCCGCGGCCACCAGGTGACCGCCATTGCGCGCCACGCCAGCAAACTGCCCGCTCGCGACGGCGTGACCACCAGGGACGTCGACGCAACCGACAGCGCCGCACTGGCCGCGGCGCTGGCCGGCAACGACGTGGTCATCAGCAGCGCGCGCTTCGCGCAACTGAACGCGCAGCAGGTGACCTCGGCCGTGCGCCAGGCCGGCGTGCCGCGCCTGCTGGTGGTGGGTGGTGCCGGCAGCCTCTGTGTCGCGCCGGGGGTGCAGTTGGTCGACACCCCGAATTTCCCCGACGCCTACAAGCCCGAGGCCCTCGCAGGCCGCGACTTTCTCAACGCGCTGCGTGGCGAACAGCAGATCAACTGGACCTTCCTGTCGCCCTCGGCACTGTTCGAGCCGGGCGAGCGCACCGGCAAGTTCCGTGTTGGCGAGGAAACCCTGCTGAGCGACGCAGCAGGCAAGAGCTGGATCTCGATGGAAGACTATGCCATCGCGATGCTCGATGAGATCGAAAAGCCGGCGCATTCGCGCCAGCGTTTCACGGTCGGCTATTAA
- a CDS encoding phosphoribosyltransferase gives MNLPTNDDENLWVSWDEYHRLIARLSLNVHESGWKFDKILCLARGGLRVGDQMSRIFDVPLAILATSSYREAAGTQQGNLDIAQYITMTRGELTGRVLLVDDLVDSGITLERVGRHLKERYPAVTEVRSAVLWYKACSKVEPDYHVTFLPSNPWIHQPFEEYDTLRPHNLAAWLKRGKRASQDDGAQA, from the coding sequence ATGAACCTGCCAACGAACGATGACGAGAACCTGTGGGTCTCCTGGGATGAATACCATCGCCTGATCGCACGCCTGTCGCTGAACGTGCATGAGTCGGGCTGGAAGTTCGACAAGATCCTGTGCCTGGCGCGCGGCGGGCTGCGCGTCGGCGACCAGATGTCGCGCATCTTCGACGTGCCGCTGGCCATCCTGGCCACCAGCAGCTACCGCGAGGCCGCGGGCACGCAGCAGGGCAACCTGGACATCGCGCAGTACATCACCATGACCCGCGGCGAGCTGACGGGCAGGGTGCTGCTGGTCGACGACCTGGTGGATTCGGGCATCACGCTGGAGCGCGTGGGCCGCCACCTGAAGGAGCGCTATCCGGCCGTGACCGAGGTACGTTCGGCCGTGCTGTGGTACAAGGCGTGCTCGAAGGTCGAGCCGGACTACCATGTGACCTTCCTGCCGTCGAACCCCTGGATCCACCAGCCGTTCGAAGAGTACGACACGCTGCGCCCGCACAACCTGGCCGCCTGGCTCAAGCGCGGCAAGCGTGCCAGCCAGGACGACGGCGCGCAGGCCTGA